The window tatgtccggccgtccgtctgtctgtgtgtgcaTGAAAACCTTTGCGCACGCTACGGGTCactattttcaagataatttgatgaactTTGAAACATACTCTTCTAGTGGTCCAAGAACGAatgctattaaaaatggttggtccattatttcgcccaGTTCCCATGTAACCATGAATAGGTCCTTTgtgctcataattaagttaaatgttctataaagtcaacaaaagtcggtagaacttaattttatagaactttaaatgacactaacgttttttgtaattattgggTGTAGTTCTTGTTGTTACTAGTATCatctactttaaaaaaatttttcagatGATTCGCAAGAAACTCTGGCAGTGCCTGCAACATCACTTCCCATTGTACTACAACTATCTAAATCTCTACCTGTGCGTGATGAACTCACACAACAGACAAATTATCAGAGTATTTCGAATGACATAGAAGTATTTAACGACAAATTCGGGCCACGTTTAGAAAAACAAGATGAGGAAGCTGAAGTCGAAGCTCAAGAAGAGTCTGAAGCAGAAGTTGAACCTGAAGCAGAACCAGAAGCTGAACCAGAAGCTGAACCAGAAGCTGAACCAGAAGCCGAGCCAGAAGCTGAGCCAGAAGCTGAGCCAGAAGCGGAGCCAGTTGAAGAGGCTGAAACAGTTCCAGAACCTGAAACAAAAGATGAGGAGCCAAAAGAAGAAGAACCCGCAGAAGGGGAGGCTCCGGAATCAGCAGATGAACCTAAACCGGAACCCCAACCCGAACCAGAATCACAACCAGCTGTTGAAGATGAAGAAGTAGCAGCTGCTGCTAATGAAGACATTGATATGCCTAACGATGAACCAGCCAAAGAGGAGGAAGATAAAAAAGATGTGGAAAATGCATCGCCTGCAACACACGTAGATGTTTCAACTAAAGATGTTAAGGAACATCAGATTTCCTGCTTTATTTGCACTAGCGTTGaggatttaaaatgtaatatgaaagcAACACGTCAAGCTTCGTGTCCAAAAGTTAGTGATGGTGATTCAGGAAAGCATAATGGTTGTTATACGTTATTTAAAGGCAAGTCAAATATCATAATCAAAGTAATTAAGTTCTGAACTTTAGTTTAGGACCAGAAGGTAGAGTCGACTTTAGTACAGATTGTAAATTAGAttacagtcctgactatagattagacattggtccagactatatactagactgtagtccacaCTATCCAGACTATGTACTAAACAATATCCAGACGATAGACTACGctacagtccagattatagactggactatactttaatccatactatagactaaactatagtccatactatagactatagtcttgattatagactagtctatatttagATTAGATAACAGTTCTAAATACATTGTGGACTGTAGActtaagtccagactatagactagactatagtcctaactatagtttagcctataagACACACtttttgtcttgactatagtccagccttttgactagacttaagactagactaatgtTACGGACAATAagctatactatagtcaagaccatatacTTGACTACAGTTtataatatagtccagactctagatTAAACCATTcttcagactgtagactaatctatagaccagatttTTGACTAAAATATAAGTCCATAGATTCGACTACATTCCATACTATAgatataatatgaaaaattttctttttccagCTGATACAAATGTAACCATGCGTGGCTGTGTCGATGAATTGGCCGAAGAGGGTCTCAAATACTGTCTGGCAAATgagaaattttgcaatttatgcTACGAAAATGATTGCAATAATAAAGTGGCACCAAACGACTCTATTATGCTACAGTTTAACTTGCCTACAATgctattcttaaatattttttccataattataattaaaagattAACATATTTGTCATTAATATAATTGTGACGAagtgataaaataataaattttatttattgtggtATGTCTGATGATTTCCCCGTGTTACAGTCCTTCTTATAGCAAGCGTTACACTGTTTATGATCTATATCTTTACATATGTATTGGTTATGTATACTAGCATCAACAACACAACCACGAATAGCAACTCCGTCTGTTAAAcgcagagagagagagagagaaattaATTAATAGAAACCAATAAAAAGGAAAACGACATAACTCAATACTTACGCCAAATGCCATGAAAACAACCTTCTTTGGGTGAACTAGGGCTAACACGACAATGTTTTCCCTTAAAGGTATGTCCTTCATCCCAACACGTGCTATTTAAATCACTACGACATACAATACAAGTGAAATCTAATTTTACTTGTTTACTATTGCAACCATCGCCATTGTTGCATTTCGTGCAGGTTTCGCTATCGATATCTTGGCATGAATTAAGAGTTAGTTCCAAATTATCATGAAGACAACCACGTTTAATTGTCCTACCATTAATTTGGGTATAACAGTATTCGGGAAAAGTGTAACGAATTTGTCTCTTACATTTCTCAAATACCTGATTAGTTTGTTCTCCAAAACAATCGCTAGTTATATCATCACTTGTGCACTGATGACACTTCAGCACTtgatcatatatatattttaaattattacagtTATTGCCAGGACAAAAGACACAACCTTCAGCAGCGTCAGAACATTCATTATCTCTAGTGTCGGACTTGCAACCACGTGTCATATCTATTTCGTTCTTGGCTTTCATATAGCATTGATCGTTCTCTACGTAATTCGCACAGGCTTTATAACCTATATTATTTGCTGCAACATCTTCGCAGCTGCTACCAGTACATTGGTAGCAAGTGATACGATTTTTGGGGAATATACCAGTATTGCAGTAAACGCTGTCACATGTTTCACAGATTTTGGAGTTGATACATTGTTGTATGTTACTCTTAGTACCACAACCTCTAACGACCTTCTTGTCAACGACTGTT of the Lucilia cuprina isolate Lc7/37 chromosome 2, ASM2204524v1, whole genome shotgun sequence genome contains:
- the LOC111678394 gene encoding skin secretory protein xP2; protein product: MDIVFYLFLIILKVGAENLEKDDSQETLAVPATSLPIVLQLSKSLPVRDELTQQTNYQSISNDIEVFNDKFGPRLEKQDEEAEVEAQEESEAEVEPEAEPEAEPEAEPEAEPEAEPEAEPEAEPEAEPVEEAETVPEPETKDEEPKEEEPAEGEAPESADEPKPEPQPEPESQPAVEDEEVAAAANEDIDMPNDEPAKEEEDKKDVENASPATHVDVSTKDVKEHQISCFICTSVEDLKCNMKATRQASCPKVSDGDSGKHNGCYTLFKADTNVTMRGCVDELAEEGLKYCLANEKFCNLCYENDCNNKVAPNDSIMLQFNLPTMLFLNIFSIIIIKRLTYLSLI
- the LOC111678395 gene encoding uncharacterized protein LOC111678395; protein product: MVTLIYIQHQILDQNTNGNIIRGCKTDNEAKTCTADNNCITTAERKNNQLICKQCDATDEKCSLTDMNINDQKYNHICVEGVIRCFKTVVDKKVVRGCGTKSNIQQCINSKICETCDSVYCNTGIFPKNRITCYQCTGSSCEDVAANNIGYKACANYVENDQCYMKAKNEIDMTRGCKSDTRDNECSDAAEGCVFCPGNNCNNLKYIYDQVLKCHQCTSDDITSDCFGEQTNQVFEKCKRQIRYTFPEYCYTQINGRTIKRGCLHDNLELTLNSCQDIDSETCTKCNNGDGCNSKQVKLDFTCIVCRSDLNSTCWDEGHTFKGKHCRVSPSSPKEGCFHGIWHGVAIRGCVVDASIHNQYICKDIDHKQCNACYKKDCNTGKSSDIPQ